The genome window CGCGGGCCAGCGCGAGCCTTCGCCGGGGCCCCACATACATCTGCGGCGCAACCGGATTATCCTTTTCCAACTCGGGTCGTCGAAATACTCCCATGACGCCTCCCAATAATCAGACAATGAGAAATGATCCGCCCACTGTACTTGATCCGTGGCAGCAGCGGCAATTGCATCACGGCCTGAAGACGGAGGGGAACGGGAGAGGGAGAAGAAACGCCGGAACGTCAGAGGCGAAAGATGCCTGCGCCGGCGATCCCGACGGCGGTCCCGCCGGCGTCATCCGCGGCTTATCGCGCGAGCTTCTTTTTGAGACCAGTCAGGTCCTCAGGGGTCGCTCGCACTCGTACCGTGAGTCCCTCGGCATCATAGGCTTCGGACAGGATGCGCATCCGGGCGCGGATCTCCGCCACGACCCCTTGCGCCGTGAACGGAATATGTAAGTCCTCGTCGATCATATCGCTCTCAAAGTACCCCATAATGCGCTCACGGAGCGCCTGGAGATCTTCCTTGCTTCTCGTGGACAGAAAAAAGGCGTCCGGATATTCCGCCTTCAGCGTCGCGAGAGCGTCCGGACCGAGTCGATCTTGTTTATTCAACACCAAGAGGCTGGGAATGTCCGTGGCGCCGACTTCGGCTAACACCGTCCGCGTAACGTCGAGTTGGGAGCGAAAGGAGGGATCTGAGGCATCGACGACAAATAGCAACAGCGAGGCACAGGCCGCTTCATCCAGCGTCGACTTGAACGACGCCACCAGGTCATGCGGGAGCTTTTTGATGAATCCCACCGTATCGCTCATGAGCACTTTGGGACGCGTGTCGGGATACAGGGGACGGATCGTGGTATCGAGTGTGGCGAACAGCTTGTCGGCCACGAGCACCTCGATCCCGGTCATCGCGCGCATCAGCGAAGATTTCCCGGCATTCGTGTACCCGACGAGCGCGACCGTCAATTCGTGTTCCCGTCTCGCGCGGCGCGTCTGATGCTCGTCCCCGATCGCCGCCAATTCGGCTCTGAGTTCTTTCATACGATCGCGGATTCTGCGCTTATCGAGCTCCAGGCTCGTCTCTCCGGCCCCCTTGCCTCCGACGCCTCCGCCTTGCCGCTCGCTGCCGCCGCCGGTTTCCCGCAAGCGCGGCGCAAGATAATTGAGCCGCGCGATCTCCACCTGGAGCCGGGCCGCCCTCGTCCGAGCGTGACGGCTGAAAATCTCAATAATGACCCCGGTACGATCGAGCACCGGCACGCCGGCGGCACGTTCAAGATTCTTCAATTGGGACGGCGACAGATCGCAGTCCACAATGACGATCTGCGCCTGCTCGCGAGGGCCGGGTGCGGTCTCGATGGTATCATCCGATTCGTCGTCGTCTGATTCTTCCGTGATGTCCGAGTCCGCCGCCTCGAACTTCGACGCCGCTTTGTGCTTCGGCCGTTCAAACGCCGACTCGATTTTCCCGGAACCGCCGGTCCACTGTGCCAATTCGGCAAGTTTCCCCTGACCCAGGACCGCTGCATATTTATCGGAACTCCGCTTTTGCGTCACCTGGCCCACGACA of Nitrospira sp. contains these proteins:
- the hflX gene encoding GTPase HflX produces the protein MSKPAQSNAVLVAIRTPRMTAEELESSLQELTRLVKTLGYHVVGQVTQKRSSDKYAAVLGQGKLAELAQWTGGSGKIESAFERPKHKAASKFEAADSDITEESDDDESDDTIETAPGPREQAQIVIVDCDLSPSQLKNLERAAGVPVLDRTGVIIEIFSRHARTRAARLQVEIARLNYLAPRLRETGGGSERQGGGVGGKGAGETSLELDKRRIRDRMKELRAELAAIGDEHQTRRARREHELTVALVGYTNAGKSSLMRAMTGIEVLVADKLFATLDTTIRPLYPDTRPKVLMSDTVGFIKKLPHDLVASFKSTLDEAACASLLLFVVDASDPSFRSQLDVTRTVLAEVGATDIPSLLVLNKQDRLGPDALATLKAEYPDAFFLSTRSKEDLQALRERIMGYFESDMIDEDLHIPFTAQGVVAEIRARMRILSEAYDAEGLTVRVRATPEDLTGLKKKLAR